A single genomic interval of Pyrus communis chromosome 5, drPyrComm1.1, whole genome shotgun sequence harbors:
- the LOC137734658 gene encoding acyl-CoA-binding domain-containing protein 6-like, with protein MGNEGIVKNVDTSSWQTDLACDQWIALPVSGPRPPARYKHAAVVVDEKLYIVGGSRNGRHLSDVQVFDFRNLLWSKIKLKSNSDKFEDSGSQEVLPGISAHNMVRWGDKLLLLGGNSKKLSDSIIVWFIDLETHHCGIIETSGNVPVARGGQSMTLVGSRLIMFGGEDRTRRLLNDVNVLDLETMTWDMMKVTQTPPAPRFDHSAAVNAERYLLIFGGCSHATFFNDLHVLDLEAMEWSQPQIQGDLVAPRAGHAGITIDENWYIVGGGDNKNGCPETLVLNMSKLVWSVSTSVKQRDALASEGLTVSSVTIDGKKHLVAFGGYNGNYSNEVFVMMPKPRDSSQPKIFQSPAAAAAAASVTAAYALSKIEIFYSKTAELNSKGPENHHYEQDLTVEVEALTEEKSMLELSLVEVKAENSRIGQNIEEVNSTHAELSKELLSVQGQLVAERSRCFKLEAQISELQKKLELVQSIEDEVQALRGQKSALEQDELTSSAQRQGSGGVWRWIAGGGGD; from the exons ATGGGAAACGAAGGGATTGTGAAAAATGTTGATACCAGCAGTTGGCAAACAGATTTGGCCTGTGACCAGTGGATAGCACTCCCTGTTTCTGGTCCACGACCACCAGCTCGCTATAAG CATGCTGCTGTAGTAGTGGATGAAAAATTATACATTGTTGGTGGGAGTCGTAATGGTCGGCACCTATCTGATGTTCAG GTCTTTGACTTTAGAAATTTGTTGTGGTCTAAAATTAAACTGAAATCCAATTCCGATAAATTTGAAGACAGTGGCTCACAGGAAGTTCTTCCAGGAATTTCTGCTCACAATATG GTTAGGTGGGGAGAcaaacttcttcttcttggtgGGAATTCGAAGAAATTGTCTGATAGTATAATAG TTTGGTTCATCGATTTGGAAACACACCACTGTGGCATCATTGAGACCTCAGGAAATGTACCG GTAGCTCGTGGGGGGCAGTCCATGACATTAGTCGGTTCTAGACTGATAATGTTCGGTGGAGAAGACAGGACCAGAAGATTGTTGAATGATGTTAATGTTCTTGATCTAGAGACAATGACTTGGGATATGATGAAAGTAAC GCAGACACCTCCAGCTCCTAGATTCGATCACTCAGCTGCAGTAAATGCTGAACGCTACCTTCTAATTTTCGGTGGTTGTTCTCATGCTACTTTCTTCAATGATCTTCATGTACTTGACTTGGAAGCA ATGGAGTGGTCCCAACCACAAATTCAGGGTGATCTTGTTGCTCCTAGGGCAGGTCATGCTGGTATAACCATTGATGAGAACTGGTATATAGTTGGTGGTGGAGATAACAAAAATG GTTGCCCCGAAACTCTGGTGTTAAATATGTCTAAGCTAGTGTGGTCGGTCTCAACCAGTGTTAAGCAAAGGGATGCACTCGCTAGTGAG GGACTCACTGTCTCCTCAGTGACCATAGATGGAAAGAAGCATTTGGTTGCCTTTGGTGGGTATAATGGGAACTATAGCAATGAG GTTTTTGTAATGATGCCCAAACCGAGGGACTCATCACAACCCAAGATATTCCAGTCACCAGCAGCAGCTGCAGCGGCAGCTTCTGTTACTGCTGCATATGCCTTATCTAaaatagaaattttttattcCAAAACAGCAGAGCTGAACTCCAAGGGACCTGAAAACCATCATTATGAACAAGATTTAACTGTTGAGGTAGAGGCCCTTACAGAGGAGAAAAGTATGCTGGAGTTGTCACTTGTGGAAGTCAAGGCGGAAAATTCCAGGATCGGGCAGAATATTGAAGAAGTCAACAGTACTCATGCTGAGTTGTCCAAG GAACTTCTTTCAGTCCAAGGACAACTAGTAGCTGAGAGATCAAGATGTTTTAAATTGGAG GCTCAAATCAGTGAACTGCAAAAGAAATTAGAATTGGTGCAGTCCATTGAGGATGAGGTGCAAGCACTTCGGGGTCAAAAATCTGCATTGGAACAGGATGAGCTCACCTCATCTGCTCAGAGACAAGGTTCTGGTGGGGTTTGGCGGTGGATTGCTGGGGGTGGTGGCGACTGA